The following DNA comes from Methanosarcina vacuolata Z-761.
TGCTCAGAAGTAGGAGTTTCGCCTTCGTAGTGTCCGTTGGAGATTGTGCAGTAGGCGATGGTGAATTCTCCTTTTATAGCAGGTTCATCTTCTCCAGGAAGGTTAATCTGATACCAAAAGTTTAATGGAATAGAACCTCCAGCCCATTCATCTGTAGGTACAATCGTCCATTCAAAAGTATATTTGCCAGGATCTAAAGACTTAATGTATTTTGTTTTTTCAAATTCTGATGGACCATCCACAACTTCAAAAAAATTTCCACCTAAACTGCAAACTTGCACAAACAAAGTACTGGTTTGATTTAATGTCATATCT
Coding sequences within:
- a CDS encoding sarcinarray family MAST domain-containing protein gives rise to the protein MNLKSVIWFGFILLLLVGNASASSQYGSIDVYYNDKILPGKEVAKPTLKIGEPFKVKVDMTLNQTSTLFVQVCSLGGNFFEVVDGPSEFEKTKYIKSLDPGKYTFEWTIVPTDEWAGGSIPLNFWYQINLPGEDEPAIKGEFTIAYCTISNGHYEGETPTSEQSESENQPTSKKPASENSPSSASAPAFKLVTAISALVLVFLRLSRQ